A single region of the Methylocystis echinoides genome encodes:
- a CDS encoding FdhF/YdeP family oxidoreductase: protein MAKGPEIPGIRPYTHPAGGWDALAAVEEALAHQKMLLEGSEDLLRMNQPDGFDCPGCAWPDPVHTSTFEFCENGAKAVSWEASPKRVTREFMAAHTVEELLRRSDYELEDQGRLSEPMAYDLGSDRYLPISWEEAFSRIGAALRTISNPDAVEFYTSGRASNEASFLFQLFGRAFGTNNFPECSNLCHEPTSVGLTESIGVGKGTVTLEDFDHCDAIISFGHNPGTNHPRMMTTLRNASRRGAAIVALNPFRERALERFTAPQSPLEMATLGSTPIASSFLQVKIGGDVAVIKGMMKRILERDALDHDFISRMTAHFDSLRADIESTKWTDIVVGSGIGRETIEKVADIYIGSQRVIATYGMGICQHSNGTANVQQIINLLLMRGNMGRPGAGICPLRGHSNVQGNRTVGINDRPSAALLDGIERTFGFRPPARPGHRAIDAVASILRGDCKALICLGGNFAVAMPDRGRVFPAIRQLDLVVSLATKLNRTHLLTAKQSFILPVIGRTEVDIQTSGPQKITVEDSMAMVHASKGWRPAATEMVRSEPWIIASMAKATLGSRHGIAWDEMVADYDVIRDRIAAVFPEFGDYNARIRTPGGFRLPVPASERIFNTPDGKAQFVLAPGLAEDPAATGADTLILGSVRSHDQYNTTVYGLDDRYRGVFGRRDILFMSTADMSARSLAPGDLVDVTAADDEPNADGFRRVVRDLTVVPYDLPQGSIGAYFPECQVLFSLPRHDPRSGIPSFKSVVVRVTAAREA, encoded by the coding sequence ATGGCTAAGGGTCCTGAAATACCAGGCATTCGCCCGTATACGCATCCCGCCGGAGGCTGGGACGCGCTCGCGGCCGTCGAAGAGGCGCTCGCGCATCAGAAGATGCTGTTAGAGGGGTCGGAGGATCTCCTCCGAATGAACCAGCCGGACGGTTTCGACTGCCCCGGCTGTGCCTGGCCTGATCCAGTGCATACCTCGACGTTCGAATTCTGCGAGAATGGCGCCAAGGCGGTGAGCTGGGAGGCCAGTCCAAAGCGCGTCACGCGGGAATTCATGGCCGCCCACACGGTTGAGGAGCTGCTCCGCCGTTCCGATTACGAACTTGAAGATCAGGGCCGGCTGAGCGAGCCAATGGCGTATGACCTCGGGAGCGACCGCTATCTCCCCATCTCCTGGGAGGAGGCGTTCTCGCGTATCGGAGCCGCCCTCCGCACCATATCCAACCCCGACGCGGTCGAATTCTACACCTCCGGCCGGGCCTCCAACGAAGCGTCGTTCCTTTTCCAGCTCTTCGGACGCGCGTTCGGGACAAACAACTTCCCGGAATGCTCCAACCTATGCCACGAACCCACAAGCGTCGGACTGACTGAATCCATCGGCGTCGGCAAAGGCACGGTGACGCTCGAAGATTTCGACCATTGCGATGCGATTATCAGTTTTGGTCATAATCCCGGCACCAACCATCCGCGGATGATGACGACATTACGCAACGCGTCCCGAAGAGGCGCGGCTATCGTGGCGCTCAACCCTTTTCGTGAACGCGCGCTAGAACGCTTCACGGCGCCGCAGAGCCCGCTCGAGATGGCGACCCTCGGGTCGACGCCCATCGCTTCCAGTTTTCTGCAGGTCAAAATCGGCGGAGATGTTGCAGTCATCAAGGGCATGATGAAGCGCATCCTCGAGCGAGACGCCCTCGATCATGACTTCATAAGCCGGATGACCGCGCATTTCGACTCGCTGCGCGCCGATATCGAAAGCACAAAATGGACCGACATCGTCGTCGGGTCAGGGATTGGACGAGAGACGATTGAAAAGGTCGCTGACATATACATTGGCTCACAGCGGGTCATTGCCACCTATGGCATGGGAATCTGTCAGCACAGCAACGGCACGGCGAATGTGCAGCAGATCATAAATCTGTTGCTGATGCGCGGCAACATGGGGCGGCCCGGCGCGGGGATTTGTCCGTTGCGGGGTCACTCCAATGTGCAGGGGAACCGGACGGTGGGCATCAATGACCGGCCCTCCGCCGCCTTGCTCGACGGCATCGAGCGCACCTTCGGCTTCCGGCCGCCAGCCCGCCCGGGCCATCGGGCGATAGACGCTGTGGCGTCGATTCTTCGCGGCGACTGTAAGGCGCTCATTTGCCTCGGCGGCAATTTCGCGGTCGCCATGCCGGATCGCGGCCGGGTTTTTCCGGCGATACGCCAGCTTGACCTCGTTGTTTCACTCGCAACCAAGCTGAACCGCACGCATCTCCTGACGGCGAAGCAATCCTTTATTCTCCCGGTCATCGGGCGTACTGAAGTCGACATCCAGACTTCCGGGCCTCAAAAGATCACTGTTGAAGACTCGATGGCGATGGTGCACGCCTCAAAAGGCTGGCGCCCGGCGGCGACGGAAATGGTGCGCTCAGAGCCCTGGATCATCGCCTCGATGGCGAAAGCGACGCTCGGCTCTCGCCACGGCATCGCCTGGGACGAGATGGTCGCTGATTACGACGTGATCAGAGACAGGATTGCCGCCGTTTTCCCGGAATTTGGCGACTATAATGCCCGCATCCGCACGCCTGGCGGCTTTCGCCTCCCCGTCCCTGCTTCCGAGCGCATTTTCAACACGCCTGATGGAAAAGCCCAGTTCGTCTTGGCTCCCGGCCTCGCCGAAGATCCCGCCGCCACAGGCGCCGATACTCTGATTCTTGGCTCGGTGCGCAGTCACGATCAGTACAACACCACTGTTTATGGCCTTGATGACCGCTATCGCGGCGTCTTCGGTCGACGGGATATTCTGTTCATGAGCACTGCGGACATGTCGGCCCGCAGTCTTGCGCCCGGCGATCTCGTCGACGTAACAGCCGCCGATGACGAGCCGAACGCCGACGGCTTTCGCCGCGTTGTTCGCGATCTGACGGTCGTTCCGTACGATCTTCCGCAAGGGTCGATCGGAGCCTATTTCCCTGAATGCCAAGTGCTTTTTTCCTTGCCAAGACATGATCCGCGGTCAGGCATCCCCTCGTTCAAATCTGTCGTCGTGCGTGTCACAGCCGCCCGCGAGGCGTGA
- a CDS encoding family 1 glycosylhydrolase, which yields MSRFMFSTGIENSSPTIENGRKRIDEMAACRHYDFWRDDFALVQDDLKVRTLRYGVPLYKTFLGPDRFDWDFSDLAFGNLRTRSIIPIADLCHFGVPDFIGNFQNPDFPQLFGSYARAFAERFPWIQLYTPVNEMYVCATNSAAYGWWNEQLRTDKGFVTALKHIVKANILAMHEILKVRPDAIFVQSEYSGYNHAESPKAIAPAEFLNEQRFLSLDLNYGKRVNSQMYRFLRDNGMTEEEYDFFMSEHLKSHCIMGNDYYEQNEHNVDESGRTASSGEIFGYNEITRQYYERYRLPVMHTETNTCEGPKGTEAIWWLRKEWANVLRVRNSGMPIVGFTWYSLTDQVDWDIALREDRGHVNPLGLYDLDRNPRPVGKAYKQLIEDWRDVLPAQSVCLTVPLADAAPFSAPAGDSSKQERSETR from the coding sequence ATGTCGCGCTTCATGTTCAGCACCGGCATAGAAAACAGCAGCCCGACCATCGAGAACGGCCGCAAGCGTATCGACGAGATGGCCGCCTGCCGGCATTATGACTTTTGGCGTGACGATTTCGCCCTCGTTCAGGACGACCTCAAAGTGAGGACGCTCCGTTACGGTGTTCCGCTGTATAAGACTTTTCTCGGCCCTGATCGATTCGACTGGGATTTCTCAGATCTCGCTTTCGGCAATCTTCGGACACGGAGCATCATCCCGATTGCCGATCTTTGTCACTTTGGGGTCCCCGATTTTATCGGAAATTTTCAGAACCCTGATTTCCCGCAACTCTTCGGTTCTTACGCACGAGCATTTGCAGAACGCTTCCCCTGGATCCAGCTCTATACCCCGGTCAATGAAATGTATGTATGTGCGACAAATTCCGCCGCCTATGGTTGGTGGAACGAACAATTGCGAACCGACAAGGGCTTCGTTACAGCGCTGAAGCATATCGTCAAAGCCAATATCCTGGCCATGCACGAGATTTTGAAGGTTCGGCCGGACGCGATCTTCGTCCAGAGCGAATACTCCGGATATAATCACGCTGAAAGCCCCAAGGCCATTGCCCCGGCGGAATTCCTCAACGAGCAGCGTTTCCTTTCCCTCGACCTGAATTACGGGAAACGCGTCAATTCCCAGATGTATCGGTTCCTGCGAGACAACGGCATGACCGAGGAGGAATATGACTTCTTCATGAGCGAGCATCTGAAGAGCCACTGCATCATGGGAAACGACTATTACGAACAGAACGAGCACAATGTCGACGAAAGCGGGAGAACCGCCTCCTCCGGCGAAATATTCGGCTACAATGAAATTACGAGGCAATATTATGAACGCTATAGACTGCCGGTCATGCATACGGAAACAAACACCTGCGAAGGACCGAAAGGCACTGAAGCGATTTGGTGGCTGCGCAAGGAATGGGCGAACGTCCTCCGTGTGCGCAATAGCGGCATGCCCATCGTCGGCTTCACCTGGTACTCTCTGACAGATCAGGTGGACTGGGACATCGCGCTGAGGGAGGACAGGGGACATGTGAACCCCCTCGGTCTTTACGACCTCGACCGAAACCCGCGACCGGTTGGAAAGGCCTACAAGCAATTGATCGAAGACTGGCGCGACGTGCTGCCTGCTCAGAGCGTCTGCCTGACAGTTCCCTTGGCGGATGCGGCGCCCTTCTCAGCGCCGGCGGGAGACAGCAGCAAGCAGGAGCGCTCCGAGACGAGGTGA
- the cydB gene encoding cytochrome d ubiquinol oxidase subunit II: protein MTAAEPSALALFWVGVIFLSLLVYVVLDGFDLGVGILSTTVRDPELRDEMMGAIAPFWDGNETWLVVVGASLFAAFPAVYAVFLGAFYLPVLLLLFGLIFRGVAFAFRGHGGPERLWDWGFGIGSIVVAFVQGAAVGAIIGGVHVENHQYVGGAFEWLRPLPVTCGLGLVVGDALLGACWLVLKSDGSLRDWAYRRLNLLAGVTAALLAVAGVGALIELTAAGAPGAGRQWAIVFPIICWLALLGVMRGARIRNDATPFKMAVLFMISAFLTLPAIMWPYLIPYRLTVADAASPDASLSFLFWGAGLVALPIVGVYTGLVYWTFRGKLKRAYAH from the coding sequence ATGACGGCGGCCGAACCCTCCGCCCTCGCACTCTTCTGGGTCGGCGTCATTTTCCTCTCGCTTCTGGTCTATGTCGTTCTGGACGGCTTCGATCTCGGGGTCGGCATCCTGTCCACGACAGTTCGGGACCCTGAGTTACGAGATGAGATGATGGGCGCCATCGCGCCCTTCTGGGACGGAAATGAGACGTGGCTTGTCGTCGTGGGGGCGTCGCTCTTTGCCGCTTTTCCAGCCGTCTATGCAGTGTTTCTCGGCGCCTTCTACCTTCCCGTGCTGCTCCTGCTCTTTGGGCTTATTTTCCGGGGCGTCGCTTTTGCGTTCCGGGGCCATGGCGGCCCTGAGCGCTTATGGGACTGGGGCTTCGGGATCGGCTCCATCGTCGTCGCCTTTGTGCAGGGCGCCGCGGTCGGCGCGATCATCGGCGGCGTTCATGTGGAAAATCATCAATATGTCGGGGGCGCTTTCGAATGGTTGCGCCCGCTTCCCGTCACCTGCGGTCTGGGGCTCGTTGTCGGCGACGCGCTTCTTGGCGCCTGTTGGCTTGTCCTGAAATCTGATGGGTCGCTGCGAGATTGGGCCTATCGCCGGTTGAACCTGCTTGCCGGCGTGACGGCCGCGCTGCTGGCTGTCGCGGGCGTGGGCGCCCTGATCGAGCTGACAGCAGCCGGAGCGCCCGGGGCCGGACGACAGTGGGCGATCGTGTTCCCCATCATCTGCTGGCTCGCCCTGCTCGGCGTCATGCGCGGCGCGCGTATCAGGAATGATGCAACGCCTTTCAAGATGGCCGTGCTTTTCATGATCTCGGCTTTCCTCACGCTTCCCGCGATCATGTGGCCTTATCTGATCCCCTATCGGCTCACGGTCGCCGATGCGGCGTCGCCTGATGCATCGCTGTCCTTTCTGTTCTGGGGCGCCGGCCTGGTCGCGCTGCCGATCGTCGGCGTATATACGGGGTTGGTGTACTGGACGTTTCGCGGCAAGCTGAAGCGGGCGTATGCGCATTAG
- a CDS encoding GMC family oxidoreductase: protein MSPETPRAKDGRAPDVFSRGGWTPMRDYALSEPVDFLIVGAGAGGATLGCRLAENGFSVVILEAGPFWRPLEDFASDELAQQTLFWTDDRLIAGDDPIALGGNNSGRGVGGSTVHYSMIALRFRPEWFKCRSQLGYGFDWPITYDDLAPYYEEAEEALKVAGPVNYPWGPPRRRYPYRPHEVNAAGLVLARGAEKLGVGWAATPLTTVSAPRGKSPPCVYRGFCNYGCSTNAKQSALTVWIPRALRAGAQVRDLAMAGRIDIDPRGRATGVEYFREGAWRFQHARNVVVAGYAIETPRLLLNSACPLFPKGLANSSGLVGTHLTTHAGPGAWATFDEAIRWYKGPPNMAVTEHWNYTDQGKDFVGGYAFMSQGPLPMAWAQTLATTRGLWGAALRDEMRKYNHMAGFVPVGETEPRAQNCVTLADDVDQYGLRIPKVIFSYSENDKRLQRHAVAFMSEMLAAAGGYDIWTNFKDTSHLLGTCRMGDDPTTSVVDADGRSWDIPNLWICDGSLFPTCGGVNPSLTIQALACRIADRISRLAATGSLASA, encoded by the coding sequence ATGAGCCCCGAAACGCCCCGAGCGAAAGATGGCCGCGCGCCTGACGTTTTCTCGCGCGGCGGCTGGACGCCGATGCGCGACTACGCCCTGTCGGAGCCGGTCGACTTCCTGATCGTCGGCGCCGGCGCGGGCGGCGCGACGCTCGGCTGCCGTCTTGCAGAGAACGGGTTTTCGGTCGTGATCCTCGAAGCCGGCCCCTTCTGGCGGCCGCTCGAGGATTTTGCCTCGGACGAACTCGCGCAGCAAACGCTCTTCTGGACGGACGACCGTCTCATCGCCGGCGACGATCCGATCGCGCTTGGCGGCAACAACTCAGGACGCGGCGTCGGCGGCTCGACTGTTCATTACAGCATGATCGCGCTGCGGTTCCGCCCCGAATGGTTCAAATGCAGGAGCCAGCTCGGCTATGGCTTCGACTGGCCGATAACCTACGACGATCTCGCGCCCTATTACGAGGAAGCCGAGGAAGCGCTGAAAGTGGCCGGCCCGGTGAACTATCCATGGGGACCGCCGCGCCGCCGCTATCCCTATCGGCCGCATGAGGTGAACGCCGCCGGTCTCGTGCTCGCGCGCGGCGCCGAAAAGCTCGGCGTCGGCTGGGCCGCCACGCCGCTGACGACCGTCTCCGCGCCGCGCGGCAAATCCCCGCCCTGCGTGTATCGGGGCTTTTGCAATTACGGCTGCTCGACCAACGCCAAGCAGAGCGCGCTGACCGTCTGGATTCCGCGCGCGCTGCGGGCCGGCGCGCAGGTGCGCGATCTCGCCATGGCCGGACGCATTGACATTGATCCGCGCGGTCGCGCGACCGGCGTCGAATACTTTCGGGAAGGCGCATGGCGGTTCCAGCACGCCCGGAACGTCGTCGTCGCCGGCTATGCAATCGAGACGCCGCGTCTGCTGCTGAATTCGGCCTGCCCCCTGTTTCCGAAGGGTCTCGCGAACAGCTCGGGACTCGTCGGCACGCATCTGACCACGCACGCGGGGCCGGGCGCCTGGGCGACCTTCGACGAAGCCATCCGTTGGTACAAGGGCCCACCCAACATGGCGGTGACGGAACACTGGAATTACACCGACCAGGGCAAGGACTTCGTCGGCGGCTACGCCTTCATGAGCCAGGGCCCGCTGCCCATGGCCTGGGCGCAGACGCTGGCGACGACACGCGGCCTGTGGGGCGCCGCGCTTCGTGACGAGATGCGCAAATATAACCACATGGCGGGTTTCGTGCCGGTGGGGGAGACAGAGCCGCGCGCGCAAAATTGCGTAACGCTCGCCGATGACGTCGATCAGTATGGCCTGCGCATTCCAAAGGTGATCTTCAGCTATTCTGAAAATGACAAGCGCCTGCAAAGACACGCCGTCGCCTTCATGAGCGAGATGCTCGCCGCCGCCGGCGGCTATGATATCTGGACCAATTTCAAGGACACGAGCCATCTGCTCGGCACATGCCGCATGGGCGACGATCCGACGACGAGCGTCGTCGACGCCGACGGACGCAGCTGGGACATTCCCAATCTCTGGATTTGCGATGGGTCGCTGTTTCCCACCTGCGGCGGGGTCAATCCGTCGCTGACCATACAGGCGCTTGCCTGCCGCATTGCCGACAGGATCTCGCGCCTCGCGGCGACGGGATCACTCGCTAGCGCGTGA
- a CDS encoding cytochrome ubiquinol oxidase subunit I, with the protein MHFDVVMLSRIQFAFVVSFHIIFPSFTIGLAAWLATIEGMRFITGNPIYRRVFDFWLRVFALCFGMGVVTGIVMAFQFGTNWSVLSERTGPIQGPLLGYEAFTAFLLEATFFGVMLVGRNRVSPGFYLFACCMVSLGTMFSSFWILCNNSWMQAPLGHSVVDGRFIPDNWWAIVTGPVVRVRWPHMLFAAFCTTAMCVAATGAWYRLKDQWAAEADVMLHWGLGLLAVLVPMQLAIGHLTGDYVHRYQPAKFAAIEARWETQKPASEVLIGWPDEKTQTNLYALSIPKLGSYIASGNWDARETGLDAFPPADRPPVLLPFLTFRVMVGAGLLMLAVGWLGVLLALLGRLAKSRWFLWTTFLSFPTGFVAVICGWVTAEVGRQPWVVYGLLRTSEAVTPSLTGSEVVFSLLAYIVVYAVVYSFGALYILKLLRGGIEGPGEVLLSSMGGLTR; encoded by the coding sequence ATGCATTTTGACGTCGTCATGCTGTCGCGAATCCAGTTCGCTTTCGTGGTGAGCTTCCATATCATCTTCCCCTCCTTCACGATCGGGCTCGCCGCATGGCTGGCGACGATCGAGGGGATGCGATTCATCACCGGCAACCCGATTTATCGGCGCGTCTTCGACTTCTGGCTTCGCGTGTTCGCCCTGTGTTTCGGCATGGGCGTCGTGACCGGAATCGTGATGGCGTTTCAGTTCGGGACGAACTGGAGCGTGCTGTCCGAGCGCACGGGGCCGATACAGGGGCCGCTGCTGGGTTATGAAGCGTTCACGGCTTTCCTGCTGGAGGCGACATTCTTCGGCGTGATGCTCGTCGGCCGCAACCGCGTGTCGCCGGGGTTCTACCTCTTCGCCTGCTGCATGGTGTCGCTTGGCACCATGTTTTCCTCCTTCTGGATCCTTTGCAACAACAGCTGGATGCAGGCTCCCCTCGGTCACTCGGTTGTCGATGGCCGGTTCATTCCCGACAATTGGTGGGCGATCGTGACGGGTCCGGTCGTGCGTGTGCGCTGGCCCCATATGCTTTTTGCGGCCTTTTGCACAACGGCCATGTGCGTCGCCGCGACAGGCGCCTGGTACAGGCTCAAGGATCAGTGGGCCGCCGAGGCGGATGTGATGCTGCACTGGGGGCTCGGCCTGCTTGCCGTGCTCGTGCCAATGCAATTGGCGATCGGGCATTTGACCGGAGATTACGTCCACCGCTACCAGCCGGCCAAATTTGCCGCGATCGAGGCGCGATGGGAGACCCAGAAGCCGGCCAGCGAGGTTCTGATCGGATGGCCGGATGAGAAGACCCAGACCAATCTCTACGCACTGTCGATCCCGAAATTGGGGAGTTATATTGCGTCGGGCAATTGGGATGCGCGCGAGACGGGGCTGGATGCGTTCCCGCCGGCGGATCGCCCGCCGGTCTTGCTCCCCTTCCTTACGTTCCGCGTGATGGTGGGCGCCGGGCTGCTCATGCTTGCTGTCGGCTGGCTGGGCGTGCTTCTTGCCTTGCTCGGCCGGCTGGCGAAAAGTCGCTGGTTTCTATGGACGACTTTTCTTTCCTTTCCGACCGGATTTGTCGCGGTCATATGTGGGTGGGTGACAGCGGAGGTCGGGCGCCAGCCCTGGGTGGTCTATGGCCTCTTGCGCACGAGCGAGGCCGTGACCCCTTCGCTTACGGGTAGTGAAGTGGTTTTCTCACTCTTGGCCTATATCGTGGTCTACGCGGTCGTTTATTCGTTTGGCGCGCTCTACATCCTGAAGCTGCTGCGCGGTGGGATCGAAGGGCCGGGTGAAGTGCTGCTCTCCAGCATGGGAGGACTCACCCGATGA
- a CDS encoding gluconate 2-dehydrogenase subunit 3 family protein, translating to MREIDKGDETASPYAGYDVLAKWNTPSFDDRTRGVLERRLTEISPRRFLAPDAFALLEAVVERLAPPLPGLSPRLLARWIDACLYENFGEGFRAVAAPPWPQSWRIGLGAIDGEARRLFGAPFVALGADEKDATLQAIQQGTTDAALWRRLDAASFFSDTLLKTIAGLAYAHPLAWNDIGFGGPASPRGYVRLGFDARDPWEARERR from the coding sequence ATGCGGGAGATCGACAAGGGAGATGAGACGGCCTCCCCCTATGCAGGCTATGACGTGCTGGCGAAATGGAACACGCCCTCCTTCGACGACCGCACCCGCGGTGTGCTCGAGCGTCGGCTGACCGAAATTTCGCCGCGCCGCTTCCTCGCGCCAGATGCTTTTGCGCTCCTCGAAGCGGTCGTCGAAAGGCTCGCGCCGCCCCTGCCCGGTCTGTCGCCCCGCCTCCTCGCCCGATGGATCGACGCGTGCCTTTATGAAAATTTTGGCGAGGGCTTCCGCGCCGTGGCGGCGCCGCCATGGCCGCAGAGCTGGCGCATCGGTCTCGGGGCGATCGACGGCGAAGCGCGCCGGCTGTTCGGCGCGCCCTTCGTCGCTTTGGGCGCGGATGAAAAAGACGCAACGCTGCAGGCGATTCAGCAAGGAACGACGGATGCGGCGCTGTGGCGCAGGCTCGACGCCGCCTCCTTCTTCTCGGACACACTCTTGAAGACGATCGCAGGCCTGGCTTATGCGCATCCGCTTGCATGGAACGACATCGGCTTTGGCGGGCCGGCGAGTCCGCGCGGCTATGTCCGTCTCGGTTTCGACGCCCGCGACCCCTGGGAGGCAAGGGAGCGCAGATGA
- a CDS encoding thiamine pyrophosphate-requiring protein — MSDTVGDFLVHRLYEWGVRRIFGYPGDGINGVLGALQRAPEKIEFVQVRHEEMAAFMASAHAKFTGELGVCLSTGGPGASHLITGLYDAKCDHMPVLAIAGQAPRTARGAHYQQELNLDRMFSDVAAFVQEAETPAQVRMLIDRAIRISKAQNAVSVIVLPADLQDLDYEEPPRKHGAVQTGVGYSRPVVVPCYDDIRRAADVLNAGERVAMLIGAGALGAKEEVIAVAEKLKAGVAKALLGKAAAPDELPWVTGSIGLLGTRPSYDMMMECDTLLMIGSGFPYSEFLPQDGQARGVQIDVDASMLSMRYPMEVNLHGDAAVTLRELLRMIDEKTDTRWRNRIESKVSDWWELLKDRALAPANPINPQKVVWALSPRLPEDAIITCDSGSCANWYARDIRIRGEMMCSLSGGLASMGAAAPYAIAAKFAHPGRPVIALVGDGAMQMNNMAELITVSKYWRDWESPHWICCVFNNEDLNQVTWEQRVMQGNPKFEATQNIPDVPYHRFAELIGLKGIFVDDPSRLESAWDEAFASERPVVLEVKTDPEVPPLPAHISFEQARNFAATLLKGDPEEAALIAGAARQVFAPVLPAGGKE, encoded by the coding sequence ATGAGCGACACCGTGGGCGATTTCCTTGTTCATCGACTGTATGAATGGGGCGTGCGTCGAATCTTCGGCTATCCGGGGGACGGCATCAATGGCGTGCTCGGCGCGTTGCAGCGCGCGCCCGAGAAGATCGAGTTCGTACAGGTGCGGCACGAGGAGATGGCCGCATTCATGGCGTCCGCACATGCAAAGTTCACGGGCGAGCTGGGCGTGTGCCTCTCGACCGGGGGCCCGGGCGCTTCTCACCTCATCACCGGCCTTTACGACGCGAAATGCGATCACATGCCGGTCCTCGCCATCGCGGGCCAGGCTCCGCGCACGGCGCGCGGAGCCCACTATCAGCAGGAGCTCAATCTCGATCGCATGTTTTCAGATGTCGCGGCGTTCGTGCAGGAGGCGGAGACGCCCGCGCAGGTGCGAATGCTCATCGACCGCGCGATCCGCATCTCAAAGGCCCAGAACGCCGTCTCCGTCATCGTCCTTCCCGCTGATCTGCAGGATCTCGACTATGAAGAACCGCCCCGCAAGCACGGCGCGGTGCAGACAGGCGTCGGCTATTCGCGTCCTGTGGTGGTTCCCTGCTACGACGACATCCGTCGCGCCGCCGATGTTCTCAACGCCGGCGAGAGGGTGGCGATGCTGATCGGCGCCGGGGCGCTGGGCGCGAAGGAAGAAGTGATCGCCGTTGCGGAGAAGCTGAAAGCCGGCGTCGCCAAGGCGCTTCTCGGCAAGGCGGCGGCGCCGGACGAGCTGCCCTGGGTGACAGGATCGATCGGCTTGCTCGGCACCAGGCCCAGCTATGACATGATGATGGAATGCGACACGCTGCTCATGATCGGCTCCGGATTTCCCTATTCAGAGTTTCTTCCGCAGGATGGACAGGCGCGCGGCGTGCAGATCGATGTCGACGCCTCCATGCTCAGCATGCGTTACCCCATGGAGGTCAATCTTCACGGCGACGCCGCCGTCACCCTGCGCGAATTGCTGCGTATGATCGACGAAAAGACGGATACGCGCTGGCGTAACCGGATTGAAAGCAAGGTTTCCGATTGGTGGGAACTGCTCAAAGACCGCGCGCTGGCCCCAGCCAACCCCATCAATCCGCAGAAGGTCGTCTGGGCGCTTTCGCCCCGCCTGCCGGAAGACGCGATCATCACCTGCGACTCGGGCTCCTGCGCCAATTGGTATGCGCGCGACATCAGGATCAGAGGCGAAATGATGTGCTCGCTCTCCGGCGGACTGGCTTCCATGGGCGCCGCCGCGCCTTACGCCATCGCCGCGAAATTCGCGCATCCCGGACGTCCGGTGATCGCCCTCGTCGGCGACGGGGCCATGCAGATGAACAATATGGCGGAGCTGATCACGGTGTCGAAATATTGGCGCGACTGGGAAAGCCCACATTGGATCTGTTGCGTCTTCAATAACGAGGACCTGAATCAGGTGACATGGGAACAGCGTGTCATGCAGGGCAATCCCAAGTTTGAAGCCACACAGAACATCCCCGATGTTCCCTACCATCGCTTCGCGGAACTGATCGGACTGAAGGGCATTTTCGTGGACGACCCGTCGCGGCTCGAGAGCGCCTGGGACGAGGCCTTCGCTTCCGAGAGGCCGGTCGTGCTCGAAGTCAAGACGGACCCCGAAGTGCCGCCGCTGCCAGCGCATATTTCCTTCGAACAGGCGCGCAACTTCGCGGCGACCCTGTTGAAGGGCGATCCCGAAGAGGCCGCGCTGATCGCCGGCGCCGCGCGGCAGGTCTTCGCGCCTGTTCTGCCGGCCGGCGGGAAGGAATGA